The Chitinophagales bacterium genome includes a window with the following:
- a CDS encoding PKD domain-containing protein, producing the protein MKPFLLIKCCLLAAALLMAQLAQAQYHYVAGGEYYVDTDPGIGLATPLNAADGTFDNITEQVSKNISGLTTGLHTLNVRVRDNNNNWGPVFTTVLKVDDAVVARQVNITQGEVFWDNDPGQGNGSAMIAFDGNFNDALEKVMSNNFLPPLTAGMHTLNVRVKGHDATWSDVFTTVVRVDPAITARDIRITAGEAFFDTDPGEGAGTPLIAFDGNFNSALETVMAGTFLPPTVEGLHTLNIRVHGTDGTWSPAFTVVTRVDPAQVPRTVKITAGEIFFDTDLGEGAALPLIAFDGNFNSALETLAASNAGSSLTLGLHTMNIRVIGNDGAWSPLFTTVLSVDTPLTIPNVHITAGECWWDENIAGAIALISFDGSFNDALETVMNNAALLPPAAGFHKISMHVKGLDGNWSNTFSAIISVEQAIVAGSFFITMGECWWDNDTINIIQLISFDGTFNDALETVINNGTFYPPSAGFHKLNIRVKGFDGNYSNTFSSIISVEQPITATTFQVTMGELWWDNDTNNTTPLISFDGTFNDAFETLISNGAIAPPSAGFHKLNVHAKGYDGSFGNTFSTIISVEQPITARDVKIISGQYWWDSDSTNAEMMFAFDGSFNNALEQITASANSGLTGSGFHLLNVRAKGLDNAWSNTMKSMVFVDPCISSPSVSVTPSTPQQICTGSSILLSAVPANLVSYTWIRGVVTVGSGSTYSASEPGFYKVIGYDANGCPGQSAYVQVDTVSASSVTITPLGATTFCEGPYLTLVASGGFSQYLWSTGATTQSINVSATGTFTVSGTSGAGCSATSQPLSVTVNPNPAAPTISTSGATTFCTGGSVQLTSSAANSYLWNDGGSTTQSINATSSGAYFVTVSNSYGCQATNSVPVIVDVHNPTISVYPAGPLTVCNYNQASLAVYATGTSLSFQWMESGIDISGATNASFNTTVPGNYSCRVTDGIGCTASSNVVAVSFVAPPVVTIVPSGPTAICSTGSVDLMASPSGLNYYWSNGATTQTITATLPGEYNVNVTDANGCFATATPVTVTVSSPVNGFVADSIERFLPDNGSVQFTSSTNGTITGYNWKFGDGGTSTLVNPSHTYTSSSAPGFYTVKLTVTNDAGCTDSIAAYNMIRVWDEFPHAGTTFYSYSTEDVTNASFISSLYGCAIQPNGQVYITSNGGDTWDTLGLPCTCHLNGVSYVGSQGNSAIWVAGEDGFTAVNYTGTPGGWITYIIPCGCSISNIYFSSPDNGYAVGTNGQVWFWNGTYWGNISPGISNNFYAVNYWGGYLWAVGYGGIIWQYQPGFGWVNIVSGTIYNLYSISFGCTCSGGGYNGGGGGYGGVGLGVGAGGTIIISNDGGSTWHNSYSGTTYDLTGAYVIDSLHMICVGQHGIVLTTADCGLTWVPWSIGNTEDLTSITASGCVAYITGNNGGVYTFPINFNAAPPAFTLSDDTICAGSFATLSVVNPKFGSQYVWSNGSAGNTLVTNVPGNYSVTEYSLCDTLTSAVQTIYQGVSTASIDVSGSTNLCGIETVTLTASSGVSYLWSNGSVASYIVVNDAGSYSVTVTDVSGCSAVADPVLITSESPLNSIAADSLERFLPGNGTVHFSASTNGNIVSYLWDFGDGTTSDVANPSHTYNAANAPGFYAVSLTVTNDEGCSDVIINTNMIRVWNKFACTGTSFATYSSTDVYGASFISPQYGCVVQPDGHVYQTIDGGTTWLSLGLPCTCQLNGVSYVGTQGNSAIWIAGAGGFTAVNYSGLPGGWTTYIIPCGCDIQNIYFSNPNSGYAVGTNGQVWYWNGTLWSNISPGVTNTFYGVNYWNGYLWVVGYNGIICYYQPGSGWIAVNSGVLYNLYAIAFGCNCPGGGYSGGGYGGVGCSVGAYGSISISNNAGASWHPCNSGTTYDLTGVIVIDSLHMICVGHHGIILTTSDCGMTWVQWSVGNTDDLTGITANGCLAYITGKSGKVYTFPVNFDPIPPSFTVSNDTVCSSSPVTLSVINPKVGSEYKWSNGSTGNSIIVTAGGDYFVSEYTACDTLIAVTQTIVDGVVTPTIQASGSTNLCGNSTVTLTASDASNYLWSNGATTSFIVVNTPGDYSVTVTDGLGCSATSETVTVTAGSPLNGFAADSLERFLPGNGTVYFSSNTNGTIASYLWDFGDGATSDLTNPSHTYSLANAPNFYTVKLKVTSEDGCTDSLTISNMIRVWNKFNCTPTSFTTYSTIDVHSASFISPLYGCVVQPDGHVYQTIDGGTTWLSLGLPCTCQLNGVSYVGTQGNSAIWIAGAGGFTAVNYSGLPGGWTTYIIPCGCDIQNIYFSNPNSGYAVGTNGQVWYWNGTLWSNISPGVTNTFYGVNYWNGYLWVVGYNGIICYYQPGSGWIAVNSGVLYNLYAIAFGCNCPGGGYSGGGYGGVGCSVGAYGSISISNNAGASWHPCNSGTTYDLTGVIVIDSLHMICVGHHGIILTTSDCGMTWVHWSVGNTDDLLHITANGCLAYITGRSGRIYTFPVNFDPVPPAFTASADTVCLTNPSTLSVVNPKVGSEYMWSDGSTGNSIVVTEGGDYSVTEISFCDTIESPILTIAAGVVTPVITTSGSTNLCGSGTVTLTSSEAAGYSWSTGESTQSIVVSDAGSYSVTVSDNSGCSATSEAVVVSNIDPLTGFTADSLERFLPGNGTVYFSSNTNGMIASYLWDFGDGATSDLANPSHTYSLANAPNFYTVKLKVISEDGCADSITSTNLVRVWNIFSHTSTNFAAYSTIDVVRASFISPLHGCIVQPNGEVYQTGDGGTTWLSLGLPCTCHLNGVSYTGIQGNSAIWIAGEGGFTAVNYTGTIGGWITYIIPCGCDIQNIYFSNPNSGYAVGTNGQVWYWNGTLWSNISPGVTNTFYGVNYWNGYLWAVGYNGIICRYQPGIGWIAVNSGVLYNLYAIAFGCNCPGGGYSGGGYGGVGCSVGAYGSISISNNAGASWHPCNSGTTYDLTGVIVIDSLHMICVGHHGIILTTSDCGMTWVHWSIGNTDDLLHITANGCLAYITGRSGRVYTFPVNFDAIPPVFTASADTVCEGDSITLSVTNPKIGSEYVWSNGSTGITVSVNESGSYSLSEINYCDTVASVQITPVEVLPVVAYYQDADADLYGNASVSTQSCIPVSGYVTDSTDCNDTDAAVNPGVVEVINGIDDNCDGQTDEPACFIPIGLAHAEITSSSELVSWDPVPGATKYKIQYGLAHPNTTWYPKSVVAPGTSILIKGLTPSTNYKWKVRTICGTSKTVFSPTDKFTTLPLKSAMPADAMSHDPVFEVYPNPSNGHFVVELSLDAKESNEAMIQITNLIGQVVYEEKVAVPDGRLHDEIQLAAYQKGVFLLHIAVDDQTFTRKLVIEE; encoded by the coding sequence GTGAAGCCATTTCTACTCATAAAATGTTGCCTGCTCGCTGCAGCTTTACTGATGGCGCAACTTGCACAGGCACAATATCATTACGTAGCCGGCGGTGAATACTATGTTGACACCGATCCGGGTATTGGTTTAGCCACACCACTGAATGCCGCAGACGGCACGTTCGATAATATCACAGAGCAGGTCTCCAAAAACATCAGCGGACTCACCACTGGATTACATACGCTCAATGTGCGGGTACGCGATAACAACAACAACTGGGGACCTGTATTTACGACCGTCCTGAAAGTGGATGATGCCGTTGTCGCACGGCAGGTGAATATTACGCAGGGCGAAGTTTTCTGGGACAATGATCCGGGACAAGGCAACGGTTCAGCCATGATAGCATTTGATGGCAACTTTAATGATGCCCTGGAAAAAGTGATGAGCAATAATTTTTTGCCGCCGCTTACAGCCGGTATGCATACACTGAATGTGCGTGTGAAAGGCCATGATGCTACCTGGAGTGATGTGTTTACGACTGTAGTGAGAGTCGATCCAGCCATCACGGCACGTGATATCAGGATCACTGCAGGTGAAGCATTTTTCGATACGGATCCGGGAGAAGGCGCCGGTACGCCACTGATCGCTTTCGACGGCAACTTCAACAGTGCATTGGAAACAGTTATGGCCGGAACATTTCTGCCGCCTACCGTCGAGGGACTTCATACACTTAATATCCGGGTGCATGGTACCGACGGTACCTGGAGCCCGGCATTCACCGTGGTGACAAGGGTGGATCCCGCACAGGTGCCCCGCACAGTGAAAATCACCGCCGGCGAAATATTCTTTGACACAGATCTCGGTGAAGGCGCGGCTTTGCCATTAATCGCCTTTGACGGAAATTTCAACAGTGCACTGGAAACACTGGCGGCAAGCAATGCGGGATCATCACTAACACTGGGTCTTCATACTATGAATATCCGGGTTATAGGCAATGATGGCGCATGGAGCCCTCTATTTACCACCGTGCTTTCCGTGGATACTCCGCTTACCATACCTAACGTACATATCACGGCAGGTGAATGCTGGTGGGATGAAAATATTGCAGGAGCTATAGCACTGATTTCATTTGACGGTTCATTTAATGATGCACTGGAGACCGTGATGAATAATGCAGCACTTCTTCCTCCTGCAGCAGGATTTCACAAAATCAGCATGCATGTGAAAGGACTTGATGGAAACTGGAGCAACACCTTCAGTGCAATTATCAGTGTTGAACAAGCCATTGTTGCCGGCAGCTTTTTTATCACAATGGGTGAATGCTGGTGGGATAATGATACTATCAACATCATACAACTTATTTCCTTTGACGGAACTTTCAATGATGCATTGGAAACCGTAATAAATAACGGAACATTCTATCCGCCTTCAGCTGGATTTCATAAACTGAATATCCGCGTAAAAGGATTTGACGGTAACTACAGCAACACCTTCAGCAGTATCATCAGCGTTGAACAACCTATTACGGCAACCACCTTCCAGGTTACCATGGGTGAATTATGGTGGGACAATGATACCAACAACACAACGCCACTCATATCTTTTGACGGGACCTTCAATGATGCCTTCGAGACACTGATCAGCAACGGGGCGATCGCTCCGCCTTCAGCCGGGTTTCATAAATTGAATGTACATGCGAAAGGTTATGACGGAAGTTTTGGCAACACTTTCAGCACTATCATCAGTGTAGAACAACCGATTACCGCACGCGATGTTAAAATTATCAGCGGTCAATACTGGTGGGATTCAGACAGCACCAACGCGGAAATGATGTTCGCTTTCGACGGAAGTTTTAACAATGCGCTTGAACAAATTACTGCATCGGCCAACTCGGGTTTAACCGGATCCGGTTTTCATTTGCTGAACGTGCGTGCCAAAGGACTTGACAACGCATGGAGTAATACTATGAAGTCGATGGTATTTGTTGATCCATGTATTTCCTCACCTTCCGTTTCCGTCACACCATCCACTCCCCAGCAAATCTGCACAGGCAGCAGCATTTTACTAAGTGCCGTGCCGGCCAACCTCGTCAGTTATACGTGGATTCGCGGTGTTGTTACTGTCGGCAGCGGGTCAACCTATTCGGCATCAGAACCTGGTTTCTATAAAGTTATTGGTTACGATGCCAACGGCTGTCCGGGTCAGTCAGCATACGTGCAGGTTGATACTGTATCCGCCAGCAGTGTGACAATTACGCCACTCGGTGCAACCACATTTTGTGAAGGCCCTTATCTTACGCTTGTTGCCTCCGGAGGTTTCTCTCAATACCTATGGAGCACTGGAGCCACAACGCAATCTATCAATGTATCAGCAACCGGCACCTTTACGGTTTCCGGAACTTCCGGTGCAGGTTGCTCAGCTACATCACAACCACTTTCGGTAACGGTCAATCCTAATCCTGCCGCCCCCACAATCAGCACTAGTGGTGCGACGACATTCTGTACAGGCGGAAGCGTACAACTCACTTCCTCGGCTGCAAACAGTTATCTATGGAATGACGGAGGCAGCACCACCCAATCTATCAATGCAACTTCATCAGGAGCCTACTTCGTGACTGTTTCCAATAGCTACGGATGCCAGGCAACGAATTCAGTACCTGTGATTGTTGACGTTCACAATCCTACCATCAGCGTTTATCCGGCCGGCCCCCTGACAGTGTGTAATTACAACCAGGCATCATTAGCTGTGTATGCAACAGGAACAAGCCTGAGTTTTCAATGGATGGAAAGCGGAATTGATATCAGCGGCGCTACCAATGCATCATTTAATACCACAGTACCTGGTAATTATTCTTGCCGCGTCACAGATGGGATTGGATGCACAGCCAGTTCAAATGTTGTAGCTGTTTCCTTCGTGGCCCCACCGGTTGTAACCATTGTGCCTTCCGGCCCAACTGCGATATGCAGCACAGGCAGTGTTGACCTGATGGCATCGCCTTCCGGTTTAAACTATTACTGGTCTAATGGCGCCACCACGCAAACAATCACCGCCACGCTGCCGGGTGAGTATAATGTAAATGTTACCGATGCCAATGGCTGCTTTGCTACGGCCACACCCGTTACGGTAACAGTTTCATCGCCGGTGAATGGCTTCGTTGCTGACAGCATAGAAAGATTTTTACCCGATAACGGATCCGTTCAGTTTACTTCCAGCACAAATGGAACTATAACAGGTTATAACTGGAAATTCGGCGATGGCGGAACTTCAACCCTCGTCAATCCTTCTCATACCTATACTTCGTCGAGTGCACCGGGATTTTATACCGTGAAACTTACGGTTACCAATGATGCAGGATGCACTGATTCCATTGCAGCTTATAACATGATCAGGGTGTGGGATGAATTCCCGCATGCAGGTACCACCTTCTATTCCTATTCAACGGAAGATGTTACCAATGCTTCCTTCATTTCTTCGCTTTACGGTTGCGCCATACAACCAAACGGGCAAGTATACATCACCAGCAACGGCGGAGATACATGGGATACCCTTGGCCTCCCCTGCACTTGTCATCTGAATGGTGTAAGCTATGTGGGCTCACAGGGTAACAGTGCCATTTGGGTGGCAGGTGAAGACGGTTTCACTGCTGTCAATTACACCGGAACACCGGGAGGATGGATCACTTACATTATACCTTGTGGTTGTTCCATTTCCAATATTTATTTCAGCAGTCCTGACAATGGATATGCAGTAGGAACAAACGGACAGGTATGGTTCTGGAATGGTACTTACTGGGGCAATATATCTCCCGGAATTTCCAATAATTTCTATGCAGTAAACTATTGGGGTGGTTACCTGTGGGCTGTGGGTTATGGCGGTATTATCTGGCAATATCAACCTGGTTTTGGGTGGGTAAATATAGTCTCCGGCACCATCTATAATCTTTACAGCATCAGCTTCGGCTGCACCTGTTCAGGCGGCGGATACAATGGTGGCGGCGGTGGATATGGCGGTGTGGGACTCGGCGTAGGTGCCGGCGGAACAATCATCATCAGTAATGATGGCGGCTCAACATGGCATAATTCATATTCAGGAACAACTTACGATCTGACAGGCGCATATGTGATTGATTCACTCCACATGATTTGCGTGGGTCAACATGGTATTGTCTTAACAACTGCTGATTGCGGTCTTACCTGGGTTCCCTGGAGCATAGGCAATACTGAAGATCTGACCAGCATCACTGCCAGCGGATGCGTGGCCTATATCACCGGAAACAATGGAGGCGTTTACACATTCCCCATTAATTTCAACGCAGCACCACCGGCATTCACTTTATCTGACGACACAATTTGTGCCGGCAGTTTCGCGACGTTAAGCGTGGTGAATCCAAAGTTTGGAAGTCAATATGTATGGAGTAATGGCAGTGCAGGAAACACACTCGTCACCAATGTGCCCGGAAATTATTCCGTAACGGAATATTCCTTGTGTGATACGCTAACGTCAGCGGTACAAACAATTTACCAGGGTGTGTCGACTGCTTCAATTGATGTGAGTGGTTCCACTAACCTATGCGGAATTGAAACCGTTACACTCACTGCCAGCAGCGGGGTGAGTTATCTGTGGAGCAATGGCTCTGTCGCCAGTTACATTGTTGTGAATGATGCCGGAAGCTATAGTGTAACCGTAACAGATGTATCAGGTTGTTCGGCCGTTGCAGATCCTGTTCTTATTACCAGCGAAAGCCCGCTGAACAGTATTGCCGCCGATAGTCTTGAGCGCTTCCTTCCCGGAAACGGCACAGTGCATTTTTCAGCCAGTACCAACGGTAACATAGTTTCATACCTCTGGGATTTTGGTGATGGAACAACAAGTGATGTCGCAAATCCTTCGCATACCTATAACGCTGCGAATGCTCCCGGCTTTTATGCCGTCAGCCTTACCGTCACGAACGACGAAGGATGCAGTGACGTGATCATTAACACTAACATGATCAGGGTATGGAACAAATTTGCGTGCACGGGAACTTCCTTTGCTACCTACTCATCGACGGATGTTTATGGTGCTTCATTTATTTCACCGCAATACGGTTGCGTGGTACAACCTGATGGTCACGTCTATCAAACTATTGACGGCGGCACTACCTGGCTGTCGCTTGGCTTGCCCTGCACTTGTCAGCTCAATGGCGTAAGTTATGTGGGCACACAGGGCAACAGCGCCATCTGGATTGCCGGAGCCGGCGGATTTACTGCTGTTAATTACTCCGGCCTGCCTGGCGGCTGGACTACCTACATCATTCCTTGCGGATGCGATATTCAAAATATTTATTTCAGCAATCCCAACAGCGGTTATGCTGTGGGTACCAACGGGCAGGTTTGGTATTGGAACGGCACTTTGTGGAGCAATATCTCTCCCGGTGTAACCAATACTTTTTATGGGGTGAACTATTGGAACGGTTACCTGTGGGTCGTGGGTTACAATGGTATCATCTGTTATTATCAGCCCGGCTCCGGATGGATTGCCGTTAACTCCGGCGTGCTTTACAACCTGTATGCTATTGCCTTTGGCTGCAACTGCCCCGGCGGCGGATACAGCGGCGGTGGTTATGGTGGCGTGGGTTGCAGCGTTGGCGCTTATGGAAGTATCTCCATCAGCAACAATGCAGGCGCTTCCTGGCATCCCTGCAATTCCGGCACTACCTATGATCTCACCGGTGTGATTGTGATTGATTCATTACACATGATTTGTGTGGGACACCACGGTATCATTCTCACTACTTCAGATTGCGGAATGACCTGGGTACAATGGAGTGTTGGCAATACGGATGACCTCACAGGAATTACTGCGAATGGTTGCCTTGCCTATATTACCGGTAAGAGCGGGAAAGTGTACACCTTCCCTGTGAACTTTGACCCTATTCCGCCTTCATTCACCGTTTCTAACGATACCGTTTGTTCATCAAGCCCGGTAACCTTAAGTGTAATCAATCCGAAAGTCGGAAGTGAATACAAATGGAGCAACGGAAGCACGGGAAATTCTATCATTGTGACAGCAGGTGGAGATTACTTCGTTTCAGAATATACAGCCTGCGACACACTCATAGCGGTCACACAGACGATTGTTGACGGTGTTGTTACGCCAACCATTCAGGCAAGCGGCTCCACCAACCTTTGCGGCAACAGCACAGTGACACTGACAGCGAGTGATGCATCAAATTACCTGTGGAGCAATGGAGCCACCACAAGTTTCATCGTAGTGAATACTCCCGGAGATTATAGCGTCACGGTTACCGATGGACTCGGATGCAGCGCCACTTCAGAGACCGTTACTGTTACGGCAGGCTCTCCGCTGAATGGTTTTGCTGCCGACAGCCTGGAACGATTCCTGCCCGGAAACGGAACAGTTTACTTTTCCAGCAACACCAACGGAACGATTGCGAGTTACTTGTGGGATTTTGGCGATGGCGCCACATCTGATCTGACCAATCCGTCACATACCTATTCACTGGCCAATGCTCCAAACTTCTATACTGTTAAATTAAAAGTGACAAGCGAAGATGGATGCACAGATTCGCTAACGATCAGCAATATGATCAGGGTATGGAACAAATTCAATTGTACACCAACATCATTTACCACTTATTCTACTATTGATGTTCACAGCGCGTCTTTCATTTCACCACTGTACGGTTGCGTGGTACAACCTGACGGTCACGTCTATCAAACTATTGACGGCGGCACTACCTGGCTGTCGCTTGGCTTGCCCTGCACTTGTCAGCTCAATGGCGTAAGTTATGTGGGCACACAGGGCAACAGCGCCATCTGGATTGCCGGAGCCGGCGGATTTACTGCTGTTAATTACTCCGGCCTGCCTGGCGGCTGGACTACCTACATCATTCCTTGCGGATGCGATATTCAAAATATTTATTTCAGCAATCCCAACAGCGGTTATGCTGTGGGTACCAACGGGCAGGTTTGGTATTGGAACGGCACTTTGTGGAGCAATATCTCTCCCGGTGTAACCAATACTTTTTATGGGGTGAACTATTGGAACGGTTACCTGTGGGTCGTGGGTTACAATGGTATCATCTGTTATTATCAGCCCGGCTCCGGATGGATTGCCGTTAACTCCGGCGTGCTTTACAACCTGTATGCTATTGCCTTTGGCTGCAACTGCCCCGGCGGCGGATACAGCGGCGGTGGTTATGGTGGCGTGGGTTGCAGCGTTGGCGCTTATGGAAGTATCTCCATCAGCAACAATGCAGGCGCTTCCTGGCATCCCTGCAATTCCGGCACTACCTATGACCTAACCGGTGTGATTGTGATTGATTCACTGCACATGATTTGTGTGGGGCACCACGGTATCATTCTCACTACTTCAGATTGCGGAATGACCTGGGTACACTGGAGTGTCGGCAATACGGATGACTTGCTTCATATAACAGCCAACGGATGCCTCGCCTATATCACCGGGCGCAGCGGAAGGATTTACACTTTCCCTGTGAACTTCGACCCTGTGCCACCTGCATTTACAGCATCAGCTGATACAGTATGCTTAACGAATCCTTCCACACTAAGTGTTGTCAATCCTAAAGTTGGGAGTGAATACATGTGGAGTGACGGAAGCACAGGAAATTCAATTGTTGTTACAGAAGGGGGCGACTATTCAGTTACTGAAATTTCTTTCTGCGATACAATCGAATCACCTATTTTAACCATTGCAGCAGGTGTTGTGACACCGGTGATCACCACGAGCGGTTCTACCAATCTTTGTGGCAGCGGTACTGTTACACTTACCAGCAGCGAAGCAGCAGGCTATTCATGGAGTACCGGAGAATCAACTCAGTCAATTGTAGTGAGCGATGCAGGCAGCTACAGTGTAACAGTGTCAGATAACTCAGGCTGCAGTGCAACCTCTGAGGCAGTAGTGGTAAGCAATATTGATCCTTTAACCGGATTTACTGCGGATAGTCTCGAGCGATTCCTGCCCGGAAACGGAACAGTTTACTTTTCCAGCAACACCAACGGAATGATTGCGAGTTACCTGTGGGATTTTGGCGATGGCGCCACATCTGATCTGGCCAATCCGTCACATACCTATTCACTGGCCAATGCTCCAAACTTCTATACTGTTAAATTAAAAGTAATAAGCGAGGATGGATGCGCAGATTCCATTACATCCACCAACCTGGTAAGAGTATGGAATATTTTCAGTCATACTTCAACAAATTTTGCTGCTTACTCCACCATTGATGTGGTGCGTGCATCCTTTATTTCACCTTTGCACGGCTGCATCGTTCAACCCAATGGCGAGGTTTACCAGACCGGTGATGGCGGAACAACATGGCTATCGCTCGGCCTGCCATGCACCTGCCACCTTAATGGTGTGAGCTATACAGGCATTCAGGGTAACAGCGCTATCTGGATTGCTGGTGAAGGAGGATTCACCGCAGTGAATTATACGGGCACCATTGGCGGCTGGATCACCTACATCATTCCATGCGGATGCGATATTCAAAATATTTATTTCAGCAATCCCAACAGCGGTTATGCTGTGGGTACCAACGGGCAGGTTTGGTATTGGAACGGTACTCTGTGGAGCAATATCTCTCCCGGTGTAACCAATACTTTTTATGGGGTGAATTATTGGAACGGTTATCTGTGGGCAGTGGGTTATAATGGAATCATCTGCCGTTATCAGCCCGGAATTGGATGGATTGCTGTTAACTCCGGCGTGCTTTACAACCTGTATGCTATTGCCTTTGGCTGCAACTGCCCCGGCGGCGGATACAGCGGCGGCGGTTATGGTGGCGTGGGTTGCAGCGTTGGCGCTTATGGAAGTATCTCCATCAGCAACAATGCAGGCGCTTCCTGGCATCCCTGCAATTCCGGCACTACCTATGATCTCACCGGTGTGATTGTGATTGATTCATTACACATGATTTGTGTGGGACACCACGGTATCATTCTCACTACTTCAGATTGCGGAATGACCTGGGTACACTGGAGCATTGGCAATACCGACGACCTGCTGCATATCACGGCCAACGGATGTCTCGCCTATATCACCGGGCGCAGCGGAAGGGTTTATACTTTCCCTGTGAACTTTGATGCCATCCCGCCTGTCTTCACTGCTTCAGCTGACACCGTATGTGAGGGAGACAGCATTACACTCAGTGTTACGAACCCGAAAATCGGAAGCGAATACGTCTGGAGCAATGGAAGTACCGGTATTACTGTTTCAGTTAACGAATCCGGTTCTTATTCATTGAGTGAAATTAATTATTGCGATACAGTAGCATCCGTGCAAATTACACCGGTTGAGGTACTGCCCGTCGTCGCTTACTACCAGGATGCAGATGCTGATTTATATGGAAATGCATCAGTATCCACTCAATCATGCATTCCTGTTTCAGGTTATGTAACCGACAGCACTGATTGTAACGATACAGACGCTGCTGTCAATCCCGGAGTGGTGGAAGTGATTAACGGCATTGATGATAATTGTGATGGACAGACCGATGAACCTGCCTGCTTCATTCCAATTGGCCTTGCACATGCCGAGATCACTTCGTCGAGTGAACTGGTAAGCTGGGATCCTGTACCAGGCGCAACCAAGTACAAAATTCAGTATGGTCTTGCTCATCCAAACACAACGTGGTATCCGAAGAGTGTTGTTGCTCCGGGAACATCCATACTGATAAAAGGCCTCACTCCGTCCACCAATTACAAGTGGAAAGTGCGCACCATTTGCGGCACTTCCAAAACCGTCTTTTCACCGACCGACAAATTCACTACCCTTCCTTTGAAATCAGCAATGCCGGCGGATGCAATGAGTCACGATCCTGTCTTTGAAGTCTATCCTAATCCGAGCAATGGCCATTTCGTAGTTGAATTATCGCTTGATGCTAAAGAGAGCAATGAGGCCATGATCCAGATCACTAACCTCATCGGACAGGTTGTGTATGAAGAAAAAGTGGCCGTTCCGGATGGAAGACTGCATGATGAGATACAGCTGGCTGCTTATCAGAAAGGTGTTTTCCTGCTGCACATTGCAGTGGATGATCAGACCTTTACCAGGAAACTTGTGATTGAAGAATAA
- a CDS encoding hotdog fold thioesterase, with protein sequence MIWKSVIDLQELNEWHNNSMQQHVGIEFTEAGDDYLKATMPVDYRTKQPMGLLHGGASVVLAESLGSVASVLCIDTTTQTVVGLEINANHIKTARDGYVTGVARPIHLGRSTQVWEIKIYNEQEKLICISRITNAILDRK encoded by the coding sequence ATGATCTGGAAATCAGTAATCGACCTTCAGGAACTGAACGAATGGCACAATAACAGTATGCAGCAGCATGTTGGTATTGAGTTTACCGAGGCAGGTGACGATTATCTCAAAGCAACAATGCCGGTTGACTACCGTACCAAACAGCCAATGGGTTTGCTGCATGGCGGCGCTTCCGTTGTTTTGGCTGAATCGCTGGGAAGTGTTGCTTCTGTCCTGTGCATTGATACAACTACACAAACGGTAGTCGGCCTGGAAATAAATGCCAACCATATCAAAACGGCGCGTGATGGTTATGTTACCGGCGTGGCCAGGCCCATTCATTTAGGCAGAAGCACGCAGGTTTGGGAGATTAAAATTTATAATGAGCAGGAGAAACTGATTTGCATCAGCCGCATCACCAATGCCATTCTCGATAGAAAATAA
- a CDS encoding SemiSWEET transporter has translation MTADDTLGLVAGALTSVSFLPQVLKTWRSKSAKDLSLGMFGIFSAGITVWLIYGIRVHNIPVIAANTITLLLCLVILYFKLRFR, from the coding sequence ATGACAGCAGATGATACACTTGGGTTAGTTGCCGGAGCACTTACATCCGTTTCATTTCTGCCACAGGTTCTTAAAACCTGGCGGTCGAAATCAGCAAAGGACCTTTCGCTTGGCATGTTCGGAATTTTTTCAGCCGGCATCACTGTCTGGCTGATCTATGGCATCAGGGTTCACAATATTCCGGTAATCGCCGCAAATACAATTACATTGTTGCTTTGCCTGGTGATACTATACTTTAAACTCAGGTTCCGGTAG